One region of bacterium genomic DNA includes:
- a CDS encoding Crp/Fnr family transcriptional regulator: protein MKSWTHEQCQVLSEFIKDQAKNFEYAFFTKRIKRNQIVYLMGDPASELYWIQKGRVRVSVISLDGKEKTVEMIRQNGFFGELCLCNNGRRTDQAIAFEESIVASMKARTFFELLYSKPEVVGCFLTFFCSKISEAKEQLEVLSTNHESQKFAKLLLKLGKQNGDKNGRHRTSLTLTQEELARLLATDRPAVTALLGRFKREGLIDYKRQQITIDETKLIQFLLQ from the coding sequence ATGAAATCTTGGACACACGAACAATGTCAGGTTCTGAGTGAATTCATCAAGGACCAGGCAAAAAACTTTGAATATGCATTCTTCACAAAGAGAATAAAGCGCAACCAGATCGTTTATTTGATGGGCGACCCGGCTAGCGAGCTTTATTGGATTCAGAAAGGACGGGTTCGAGTCTCCGTCATCAGTCTGGATGGAAAAGAAAAGACCGTCGAGATGATCCGCCAAAATGGTTTTTTTGGCGAGCTTTGCCTCTGCAATAATGGACGGAGAACAGACCAGGCTATTGCCTTCGAAGAATCCATCGTTGCCTCTATGAAAGCAAGAACCTTCTTCGAGCTGCTCTACAGCAAACCGGAGGTAGTCGGATGCTTCTTAACCTTCTTTTGCTCAAAGATCTCCGAGGCAAAAGAGCAGCTGGAAGTGTTATCTACGAACCATGAATCACAAAAATTTGCCAAACTGCTTTTAAAGCTTGGCAAGCAGAATGGCGATAAGAACGGAAGGCATCGAACCAGCCTTACACTGACTCAGGAGGAACTGGCAAGGCTCCTTGCAACCGATCGACCAGCCGTCACAGCTCTTCTAGGAAGATTTAAACGAGAAGGTCTGATCGACTACAAACGCCA